Proteins encoded together in one Falco biarmicus isolate bFalBia1 chromosome 4, bFalBia1.pri, whole genome shotgun sequence window:
- the LOC130147255 gene encoding guanine nucleotide-binding protein G(I)/G(S)/G(O) subunit gamma-11 has translation MPAINIEDLSEKDKLKMEVEQLRKEVKLERQPVSKCSEEIKNYIEERSGEDPLVQGVPEDKNPFKEKGGCVIA, from the exons ATGCCAGCCATCAACATCGAGGACCTGAGCGAGAAGGACAAACTGAAAATGGAAGTGGAGCAGCTCCGGAAAGAAGTGAAGCTGGAGAGGCAGCCG GTGTCCAAGTGCTCCGAAGAGATCAAGAACTACATCGAGGAGCGATCGGGCGAAGACCCGCTGGTGCAGGGGGTTCCCGAGGACAAGAACCCCTTCAAGGAGAAGGGAGGCTGTGTCATCGCTTAG